CTTTCGCTGAAAGTTCTTTGCCGTTGCGCTTGGCGGATATGATTTCAACGGGATTCATCATTAGCCCTTGATTATCGCCATCGCCGATGAGGTGCCAAGCCTGTCGGCGCCAGCTTGTATCAACTGCTTGGCAAAAGCGCGGGTTTTGATGCCTCCGGCCGCTTTCACTTTGATTGCCCCTGCGGCAGTATCCTTAAGCAGCACCACATCATCGACAGTTGCGCCAGTTGGTCCGTACCCGGTTGATGTCTTCACAAAATCTGCGCCGGCATCGATACAAATACGGCAGGCATCGATTTTTGCCTGCTTGCTGAGATAAGCGGTTTCGATAATCACCTTTACAATATATTCTTTACATATTGCTTTGATACTTAGAATATCGCTATAAACAGCTTCGGAATCCCCGTTTTTAAATGCAGGCAGATTCATTACTATATCGATTTCAGTTGCGCCATCTTGAATAGCCTGGCTTGCTTCAAATATTTTTGTCAAATTATTGTTCGCCCCGAAAGGAAAACCGACAACCGTGCAAATGGCAATATTATTACTGCCAATACATTCTTTGCATAACGGCACATAATAGGGATGAACGCAAACCGAGGCAAAGCCATGCTCAATCGCTTCGCCGCATAATGTTTCCACCTGCTTATTTGTCGCTATCGGGCTAAGCAGTGTGTGGTCTATATACGATGCTAATTTCATCTTATCTGCCTCGCTTTCTGAAAGCCTCGGGTAAAAGCTGTTTCATTGAATAGCGGTTAATTTCGTTCTTATTATTGGCGCAGATAATTTGCAAATCGGGAGCAAACTCGAATAACATCTGACGGCAGACTCCGCATGGCGTTGCCGGCGGCGAACAATCCGTATATACCGCTATTTTTACAAACTTATTGCACCCTTCCGAAACCGCTTTGGCAATAGCGCCTCTTTCGGCGCAGACTGTTATACCATAGGAGGCATTTTCCACATTGACGCCTGTATAAGCGGAGCCATCATCCCCAAGCAATGCCGCGCCTACTTTAAACTGCGAATAGGGAGCATAGGCGTTTGGCTGGACATTCTTGGCGGCTAAAATCAGTTCATCATCATTCATTTTAATTCACTCGCAAAGCTTATGCTTTCACTAAAATTTTCTATGTTAAATATCTCGGCTATAGTGGAGGCTAAATCGGCAAATGTTTTTCTGATGCCGAGATTGCCGCCGATATCTTCAAACGATGGCGAATACGCTATCAATGGCACATACTCGCGGGAATGGTCTGTCGAGACAGTTGTCGGGTCGCAGCCATGGTCGGCGGTGATTATCAGTAAATCGTCATTCTTTAAACTCGATATTATGCGGGGCAAATTGCTGTCAAAATATTCGAGACCCTTGGCGAAATCGACATAGTTGTTTCGATGTCCCCACAGCATATCGAAATCAACAAGATTGGCAAACAACAACCCCTTGAAATCCTCCGCAAGCTGGCTGATAATAACCTTGATGCCGTGCTCGTTTGATTTAGTATGATTAGCGCGAGTTATCCCCTTGCCGGCGAAAAGATAATCCACCTTGCCGATAGTAACGACATCATAACCCGCATTTTTCAGTTTGTCGAGAATTGTATCAACCGGCGGCGCAACCGAAAAATCCTTCCTGTCCGATGTTCTGACAAACGCGCCCGGCTTGCCGGTAAACGGACGGGCAATCACTCTCGCTACCGCATTTTCGCCCACCAGCATATCACGAGCAAACTGGCAATAATGGTACAGTTTATCCAAAGGCACAACATCGGTATGAGCGGCAATTTGAAAAACCGAATCGGCGGAGGTATATACAATTAGGTCGCCCGTTTTAATATGCTTTTCTCCAAGCTTGGCGATAATCTCCGTTCCCGAGGCTGGGATATTGCCCAATATCCCGTGGCCTGTCAGCATTTTAAATTCCTCGATTATTTTATCAGGGAAACCATCGGGATAGACAGGAAAAGGTTTTTTGCTGATAATGCCGGCCAGTTCCCAATGGCCTACGGTAGAATCCTTACCGACAGATTGTTCAGCCATTTTGCCATAGCAGGCTTTAGGTTTATCGGATGGAGGCACGCCCTCGATGGGTATAATATTACCCAAACCCATATCAGCCATATTAGGCATGTTCAATCCGCCGACTGCCTTGGCGCAATTGCCGATAGTATTCGAGCCGGCATCGCCATAGTCAGCGGCATCCGGAAGCTCGCCCACTCCGCAGGCATCAAGGATAATCAGGCAAATTCTTTTATATTTTATCATGTGATAATTTTAATAGCATATTTGGTTAATGTAAAGGGATAATCTGAATTGGCTATAAAAATGATAGGCGTTATGGGCATCACAAGGTATCCTATCCAGCGGGTAGGTTAGGTTGTTGACAAGGCAACAAACCACTCTTGTTACCAAGCGCTGCTTGGTAACAGAGGGTGTATCCACCTGAGGCGGACGCCCCGGGCGGATTGACCTGCGAACTTAACATAGGGCAATCCGCCGCCGCAGACGACACCTGCCTGCTTTATTATCCCTCAGGATGGAAGTCCGCCTTAGCGGACGACATCCTGAGGGCGAAATATTCCGTCATCAAGATGTTGTTCATATGAGGTAGTATTTTTCTTCTTAAGCAGATGCGTACTATCTGCAAAACTCTCAGGATGTCACTCCGTTCCATCCGGAGGGATAGAAAACTAAATCTGCTAACATATCAACAAATAAAATATTTAACTTTTGTAAATCATTGTCGTATCCTATAATAACAATTGACTGATTTTGAGTTTATGTAAAGCAGAAAACCATCCGAAAGGATGATAATATCAGGAGGTTGAATCATGATTAAATACTGCCGCAACTGCGGTAAGATGGCTGAAGCTGATGGCGAGATAAAATTCTGTCCTCATTGCGGCGCCTCAATGGAAGAGCCGCTTACGCCCGATGAAAAGCAAAGCGAAATACCGCCTGAACGGGAAACGTTGATTTATAAAGCGCCTGATGAAACCGAAAACAAATATATACTCTGGGAAGACAGGTCAAAACTCGGTTTTATTAGCTCACTTTTTGAAACCTGGAAAGAAAGCGTTTTTAATCCGACTCGTTTTTATCGCAAGATGCCGGCAACCGGCGGTATTGGCAATCCCCTGTTATACGGACTGATTTTTGGATTTATAGGGCTTGTATTTAGCATGGTTTACCAGCAGTTTTTTAGTCAATTATTCGACCCCTCACCATGGTACCAATATATGGGGCAAGATTTCGATAGAGATTTATACGATTTTTCACGTCAAATGGAATCAATCTCACATTTGTTTCAAATTGTATTATTTCCCTTTATGCTTACCGCCTGGTTTTTTATATGGGCGGGCATTCTGCATCTAATCATGACTATATTTAATTGGAAAAGTGAAAGCTTTGAAGCCACCTTTCGTATAATTACATATTCGGAGGGACCGTCATTTTTTGCGATTGTACCGGTTATTGGCAGTTTGATTGCCATAATCTGGCAATTGGTTCTTGTGATTATCGGCCTTAAAGAAGTTCATAAAAACGATATAGGCAAAGCTATCCTCATTGTGTTTTTGCCATTGATATTGTGCTGTCTATGCTGCTGCGGTTTTTCAACATTCCTTTTCGGCCTAATTGGCGCGTCTAATTGATATGAACTTAAAAGTTATCAAGGGCAAACATCCCCTGTCAATTCATGTCGTCTGGATGATATTAATAATCGGCGCTTTGGCAATGTATCGCTTTAGGCCGCCGTCAACCTGCCTTTTCCATAACCTAACCGGCGTTCCCTGTTTAAGCTGCGGAGTAACGCGCGCTGTAGGGGCGTTCTTTTCGGGCGAATTTATCAGCATGCTTTGTTTCAACCCGTTAGCTGTACTATTTTGTGCGGCTTTGTTTTTTTTCTCGCTTTTTAAACTTGTAGAATATATATTTCGTTTTAAGCTTAGAATAGATGTAAGCAGTAAAATCTCTTTGGCGGTCAGGGTAACTGTGATATTCTTAGTCGCGGCAAACTGGCTTTTTTTAATTGCAGCTGGACGATGAAAGTTTTTTTTGGCGGAATTATTCAAGGCTCCTGTCAAGGGAGCAATATTACCTCTCAGGATTATCGCGAGAAAATCAAAGCAATATTTCATGAGAAATATCCCGATTTTGAGATAATCGACCCTTTTGCCAGCCATAGCAATTCTATCGAGTATGATGACGACCAGGCTAAAGAGACATTTTTTATGCATCTTGATATTGTCGATTCATCCGACCTGATGATTGCCTTTCTGCCGCAAGCCTCGATGGGGACTGCTATCGAAATGTATCGAGCCTTACACTGCCAAGTGCCGGTAATAACTATCTCTCCAATGTCAACTAATTGGGTAATAAGATTGTTTTCTATAAAAAATTTCGAAACTATTGAAAGTTTCGCCAAGTTTATTCAAGAAGATAACTTGATGAAACTGCTTTCCGATAACAAGAAAGCATCGGAAAAAATAGAGGAGTCTGCCTAATGCCTACATACCAATATAAATGCACGGATTGTGATTACAGGTTCGAGGAGTTCCAGCTGATTACAGAAGAGCCGTTGAAAAAATGCCCCCAATGCGGCGGTTCTGTTAAAAGGCTGATTTCCGGCGGTGCTGGTTTTTTATTCAAAGGCTCCGGTTTTTATATCACCGATCACCGCTCGGAAAGCTACAAAAGAGATGCCCAAAACGACAAGCCCATTGTCGAGCCTGCAAGCAGTTCGAAGAAGAAAGAAACAGCCAAGAATAAAGCCGTATAGATGCAAAAGGCAGGAAAGGATTCCTGCCTTCGCGATAAAGGCAGGTCTCGGAAAGACCTGCCCTACTTTGCTGAGGACTACCTTCGCAATAGATATAACAAATCGCGTAGGGGCGTACCGCATACGCCCTTTTCTGTCTTCGCGATAATCCCTGCTATTTAATGCGTCGTTAGTCCGCCGCGGCGGACTAACGACACCTGTTCTACTTTGCTGAACCCTGCTATTTCTTAATAATAATCTCGTTTTCTATAAAATCACCATCAACGTTATCGCCCATAGGATCCCATACGGCAAATATGAAACTAATATGAGGATGAGGTATCATGCCCCGGGTTAATTTCACTACACCTTCTTCGCAGTCTTCGGGAGCGGTAAAATATATTGTGGCAACAATACCATCACCGGCTTGTAATGATGGAACATAAGACTCGGGGTCGATAGTGCTTATAAATGAGAAATAAACTACTTTATCCTGTACCCCTTGCTCATTTTCAGGGATTTTGATATCATTGAACATCATATATTCGCATCGGCTTTTTGCAAATGATACCGAATCGCAATAAAGATCAATTTTATCCGAGCGGAAAAATATCGGTACCTGCATGCCAGCGAGAGAATCAACATTATACAGATAAACATTAACCGCAAAGTGTTCGCCCGGTTTGGCGGTTACCTTGTCTAAATAGACCGTATTAGTTTCATATTTACCCTCATCAGCAAGGCTAAACCCGGCTGTCAGCAAGCAAATCAACACCGACATTAAAATTAATCTCTTCACAAAACCTCCTAAATTTACATCAATTATTTTTAAACGTCTTCTCAACGCATAGAGTTCCAATTCCATATAAGATATTCGTAAGCTTCAAATATGCAAGAAATATTTGATTATTTTACAGCCTGAAAATATTTTGCTTATATGGCTGGTGTACATCCCCGTGCCCCAACTTAGGCAGTTAGTAGATACCCTCTTTTAGGTCTTGGCTATTATCGTCCTCAGGATGTCGCTTTACTCTATCCCGAGGAATAAAAAAAGGCAGGTCTCGGAAAGACCTGCCCTACTTTGCTGAGGACTACCTTCGCAATAGATATAGCAAATCGCGTAGGGACGTATCGCATACGTCCTTTTCTGCCTTCGCGATAATCCCTGCTATTTAATGCGTCGTTAGATAGAAATAACCAGTTATTTCAAGTCCCGCTTGCCGGCCAACTGACCGCAGGCGGCTTTTATATCCGTTCCTTTTGATTTGCGCAGGGTAACAGCCGGAGCACGAGGGTAAAGGTAATCCCTAAAGACTAAAACGGTTTTCTCATCTGGTTTATGGTAGCCGGTGCCTTCAACCTCGTTATATGCAATCAAATTAATCTTGCAGGGAATCCCCCTCACAAAATCAGCCAGCGCTTTGGCATCCTCTAAGCCGTCATTTACATCTTTTATAAGCAGATATTCAAATGTTACGCGATGGTCTGCTTTCTCGGTGTAATAAATCGCCGCTTTCTTAAGCATATCAAGCGGATATTTTTTAGCGATTGGAATAAGCTTGCGCCGTTTTTCCTGTATAGCCGAGTGAAGCGAAATCGCCAGGACAAACCTCGGGTTTTCATCAGCCAGTCTGTGGATGCCATTGACTAAACCGACAGTTGAGATGGTAAGTTTTCTGGCGGATACTCCCGCTCCCAATTGACTGTTCAATATAGTCGAGGCTTTAATCACATTGTCGTAATTTAAAAACGGTTCGCCCATCCCCATAAAAACGATATT
The DNA window shown above is from Candidatus Zixiibacteriota bacterium and carries:
- a CDS encoding DUF2752 domain-containing protein; translation: MNLKVIKGKHPLSIHVVWMILIIGALAMYRFRPPSTCLFHNLTGVPCLSCGVTRAVGAFFSGEFISMLCFNPLAVLFCAALFFFSLFKLVEYIFRFKLRIDVSSKISLAVRVTVIFLVAANWLFLIAAGR
- the deoC gene encoding deoxyribose-phosphate aldolase, with product MKLASYIDHTLLSPIATNKQVETLCGEAIEHGFASVCVHPYYVPLCKECIGSNNIAICTVVGFPFGANNNLTKIFEASQAIQDGATEIDIVMNLPAFKNGDSEAVYSDILSIKAICKEYIVKVIIETAYLSKQAKIDACRICIDAGADFVKTSTGYGPTGATVDDVVLLKDTAAGAIKVKAAGGIKTRAFAKQLIQAGADRLGTSSAMAIIKG
- a CDS encoding zinc ribbon domain-containing protein; the protein is MPTYQYKCTDCDYRFEEFQLITEEPLKKCPQCGGSVKRLISGGAGFLFKGSGFYITDHRSESYKRDAQNDKPIVEPASSSKKKETAKNKAV
- a CDS encoding YIP1 family protein, producing MIKYCRNCGKMAEADGEIKFCPHCGASMEEPLTPDEKQSEIPPERETLIYKAPDETENKYILWEDRSKLGFISSLFETWKESVFNPTRFYRKMPATGGIGNPLLYGLIFGFIGLVFSMVYQQFFSQLFDPSPWYQYMGQDFDRDLYDFSRQMESISHLFQIVLFPFMLTAWFFIWAGILHLIMTIFNWKSESFEATFRIITYSEGPSFFAIVPVIGSLIAIIWQLVLVIIGLKEVHKNDIGKAILIVFLPLILCCLCCCGFSTFLFGLIGASN
- the rlmN gene encoding 23S rRNA (adenine(2503)-C(2))-methyltransferase RlmN, translated to MKEKAKINLKDFSLEEIEQLTVRFGKKSFTGRQLYKWIFNQGVDDFNLMTNLSKQFRETLKEKCRISKIAPLNHYKSSDDTVKTVWELDDNSAIESVLIPDNGRLTLCLSSQAGCPIGCGFCATGIGGFKRNLTSGEIYDQYLLTKGSLEKDKRITNIVFMGMGEPFLNYDNVIKASTILNSQLGAGVSARKLTISTVGLVNGIHRLADENPRFVLAISLHSAIQEKRRKLIPIAKKYPLDMLKKAAIYYTEKADHRVTFEYLLIKDVNDGLEDAKALADFVRGIPCKINLIAYNEVEGTGYHKPDEKTVLVFRDYLYPRAPAVTLRKSKGTDIKAACGQLAGKRDLK
- a CDS encoding phosphopentomutase, producing MIKYKRICLIILDACGVGELPDAADYGDAGSNTIGNCAKAVGGLNMPNMADMGLGNIIPIEGVPPSDKPKACYGKMAEQSVGKDSTVGHWELAGIISKKPFPVYPDGFPDKIIEEFKMLTGHGILGNIPASGTEIIAKLGEKHIKTGDLIVYTSADSVFQIAAHTDVVPLDKLYHYCQFARDMLVGENAVARVIARPFTGKPGAFVRTSDRKDFSVAPPVDTILDKLKNAGYDVVTIGKVDYLFAGKGITRANHTKSNEHGIKVIISQLAEDFKGLLFANLVDFDMLWGHRNNYVDFAKGLEYFDSNLPRIISSLKNDDLLIITADHGCDPTTVSTDHSREYVPLIAYSPSFEDIGGNLGIRKTFADLASTIAEIFNIENFSESISFASELK
- the cdd gene encoding cytidine deaminase, with protein sequence MNDDELILAAKNVQPNAYAPYSQFKVGAALLGDDGSAYTGVNVENASYGITVCAERGAIAKAVSEGCNKFVKIAVYTDCSPPATPCGVCRQMLFEFAPDLQIICANNKNEINRYSMKQLLPEAFRKRGR